A window of the Roseovarius sp. S88 genome harbors these coding sequences:
- the radA gene encoding DNA repair protein RadA: MGKTASFSCTACGAVHSKWSGRCEACGEWNTIVEEAQLSTGPASKSLGSKRGTPIQLADLATEEAPPPRTQSGIAELDRVLGGGLVPSSAILVGGDPGIGKSTLLLQAAAKFGAAGVKVFYVSGEEASAQVRLRAQRLGLGDAPVQLATATSLRDILTTLEAEKPDLVIIDSIQTMWADNVESAPGSVAQVRASAHELTTFAKRKGTSVILVGHVTKEGQIAGPRVVEHMVDTVLYFEGERGHQFRILRSVKNRFGPADEIGVFEMTGAGLAEVTNPSALFLSDRGDPAPGSVVFAGIEGTRPVLVEMQALVAPTPHSQPRRAVVGWDSARLAMILAVLEARCGIPFAGLDVYLNVAGGIKISEPAADLAVAAALLSAREDTALPQNCVLFGEISLSGALRPVAQTGNRLKEAKKLGFTSAILPSGGKSEGSGGLTLTQMSDLTGFVGEIFGAG; encoded by the coding sequence ATGGGCAAAACTGCTTCCTTTTCGTGCACCGCATGCGGTGCTGTGCATTCCAAATGGTCTGGGCGGTGCGAGGCGTGCGGCGAGTGGAACACGATTGTCGAAGAGGCACAACTTTCGACCGGCCCGGCCTCCAAATCTCTGGGTTCTAAACGTGGCACACCCATTCAACTAGCCGATCTGGCCACCGAAGAGGCCCCGCCCCCGCGCACGCAATCGGGCATAGCAGAGCTTGACCGCGTTTTGGGCGGCGGGCTTGTCCCGTCTTCAGCGATTTTGGTGGGGGGCGATCCGGGCATCGGCAAATCCACCTTGCTGTTGCAGGCTGCGGCCAAGTTCGGCGCTGCGGGGGTTAAGGTGTTCTATGTCTCAGGCGAAGAGGCCAGCGCTCAGGTGCGCCTGCGTGCCCAGCGGCTTGGCCTTGGCGATGCACCGGTGCAGCTGGCCACAGCCACCTCGCTGCGCGATATTCTCACAACGCTCGAGGCCGAAAAACCCGATCTCGTGATCATTGACTCGATTCAGACCATGTGGGCCGACAATGTCGAAAGCGCGCCGGGCTCCGTGGCGCAGGTCCGCGCCTCGGCCCATGAGCTGACCACCTTTGCCAAGCGAAAGGGCACGTCCGTCATACTCGTGGGCCACGTCACCAAGGAGGGCCAGATCGCAGGTCCCCGTGTTGTCGAGCATATGGTCGACACCGTGCTTTATTTTGAAGGCGAACGCGGACATCAGTTCCGTATTTTGCGCAGCGTCAAAAACCGATTTGGCCCGGCAGATGAAATCGGCGTTTTTGAGATGACTGGTGCTGGGCTGGCCGAAGTAACCAACCCCTCTGCGCTTTTCCTGTCAGACAGAGGCGATCCTGCGCCGGGTTCCGTCGTGTTTGCAGGCATCGAAGGCACACGGCCTGTTCTGGTCGAAATGCAGGCGCTTGTCGCCCCCACTCCGCATTCCCAGCCCCGACGCGCTGTGGTGGGCTGGGACAGCGCGCGTCTCGCCATGATTCTGGCGGTGCTGGAGGCGCGGTGTGGCATTCCCTTTGCGGGCTTGGATGTCTATCTCAACGTCGCAGGCGGCATCAAAATCAGCGAACCCGCCGCCGATCTGGCCGTTGCAGCCGCCCTCTTGAGTGCCCGAGAAGACACAGCATTGCCCCAAAACTGTGTCCTTTTCGGCGAAATCAGCCTGTCTGGTGCCCTCAGACCGGTTGCTCAAACCGGAAACAGGTTGAAAGAGGCCAAAAAACTTGGTTTCACATCAGCCATCCTTCCTTCGGGTGGAAAATCCGAGGGGTCGGGCGGGCTGACGCTCACGCAGATGAGTGATCTGACCGGCTTTGTAGGTGAGATTTTCGGCGCGGGCTGA
- the surE gene encoding 5'/3'-nucleotidase SurE has translation MRILITNDDGISAPGLAVMEDIATELAGPNGEVWVVAPAFEQSGVGHCISFTNPMMIAEMGPRRFAVQGSPADCVLAAKHDVMADAPPDLVLSGVNRGNNSAENAVYSGTVGAAMEAALQGLPAIALSQYYGPRNKDLDDKFEAARIHGLATVRTLLDKGIWSKDDYGIFYNVNFPPVPGAEVKGLRACRQGFRRDMGFGVKPHHSPSGRKFLWVTGAPQQQPTAEGSDADWNLKGYISATPMRADLTAHDVLDALTAIE, from the coding sequence TTGCGCATTCTCATTACAAATGACGATGGCATCTCGGCGCCTGGCCTGGCGGTGATGGAAGATATCGCGACCGAACTCGCAGGCCCCAATGGCGAGGTTTGGGTTGTCGCCCCTGCCTTTGAGCAATCCGGTGTCGGCCACTGTATTTCTTTCACCAACCCGATGATGATCGCCGAAATGGGTCCGCGCCGCTTTGCCGTGCAGGGCAGTCCGGCCGATTGCGTGCTAGCCGCAAAGCATGACGTGATGGCCGACGCGCCACCCGACCTCGTTCTTTCAGGTGTCAACAGAGGTAACAACTCGGCCGAAAATGCGGTCTATTCCGGCACCGTGGGAGCGGCCATGGAAGCCGCACTTCAGGGGCTGCCTGCGATTGCACTCAGCCAATATTACGGGCCGCGCAACAAAGACCTCGATGACAAGTTTGAGGCCGCACGCATCCACGGGCTGGCCACTGTGCGCACTCTTCTGGACAAGGGCATCTGGAGCAAAGATGACTATGGCATTTTCTACAACGTGAATTTCCCCCCAGTTCCGGGCGCCGAGGTCAAGGGCCTGCGCGCTTGCCGCCAGGGGTTCCGCCGCGACATGGGGTTTGGCGTCAAACCGCATCATTCGCCCTCGGGGCGCAAATTCCTGTGGGTGACCGGCGCGCCACAGCAGCAACCCACTGCTGAAGGATCAGATGCGGATTGGAATTTAAAAGGGTATATTTCCGCAACCCCCATGCGTGCGGACCTGACCGCACATGATGTTCTGGATGCGCTGACGGCGATTGAATGA
- a CDS encoding SDR family NAD(P)-dependent oxidoreductase has translation MNDAKVRKIALITGASRGLGAGCALELAKTHHVVAVARTTGGLEELDDQIKAGGGEATLAPMDITVEGAMAQLCRSIYDRWGKIDIWVHTAIHAAPLSPTAHIEMKDWKKSVDINITALTRLIGFVAPLLGDTGRALFFEDARAGEKFFGSYGATKAAQMALVRSWQAETIKIGPKVNILTPAPMNTATRARFFPGEDRSALSQANEEAARLLAGI, from the coding sequence ATGAACGATGCAAAAGTCAGAAAAATCGCTCTGATCACGGGGGCATCACGCGGTCTGGGCGCAGGCTGCGCGCTGGAATTGGCCAAGACCCATCACGTGGTAGCCGTCGCGCGCACGACCGGCGGGTTGGAAGAGCTTGACGACCAGATCAAGGCAGGCGGTGGCGAGGCCACACTTGCCCCCATGGATATTACCGTGGAAGGCGCGATGGCGCAGCTCTGTCGGTCTATCTATGACCGCTGGGGCAAAATTGACATCTGGGTGCATACGGCCATTCATGCAGCTCCCCTGTCGCCGACCGCCCATATAGAGATGAAGGACTGGAAAAAGTCCGTCGACATCAACATCACTGCGCTCACCCGCCTGATCGGCTTTGTCGCGCCGCTTCTGGGCGATACCGGTCGAGCGCTGTTTTTTGAGGACGCGCGCGCAGGCGAGAAATTCTTCGGCAGCTACGGCGCCACAAAGGCCGCACAGATGGCACTGGTGCGCAGTTGGCAGGCCGAGACCATCAAGATCGGCCCCAAGGTCAATATCCTGACCCCGGCACCGATGAACACCGCCACCCGTGCGCGGTTTTTTCCCGGAGAGGACCGAAGCGCCCTTTCACAGGCCAATGAGGAGGCCGCGCGGCTTTTGGCGGGGATTTAG
- a CDS encoding biotin transporter BioY produces the protein MQDTVLSKAILGHEGLIRKLGLVLGGALFISLVAQASVGWPVPMSLQGLAILIVGFTFGSRLGAATLVTYLAYGAMGFPVFSNGMATAALVGPTAGFLYGFVGMAFLAGLAVEKGLAKGVVSTAICGAVISLLLYIPGLAWPAAALGKTLPELWTGWMAPFLLGDAIKAVIAAMVVWGGWQAIKSRKA, from the coding sequence ATGCAAGACACTGTTCTGAGCAAGGCAATTCTTGGCCATGAAGGCCTGATCCGCAAGCTGGGGCTGGTCCTCGGTGGTGCGCTGTTCATCTCGCTTGTCGCACAGGCGAGCGTGGGCTGGCCGGTGCCGATGTCACTGCAGGGTCTGGCGATTCTGATTGTGGGTTTCACCTTTGGGTCGCGCCTTGGAGCCGCCACTCTGGTGACCTACCTGGCCTACGGTGCAATGGGCTTCCCCGTCTTTTCAAACGGTATGGCGACAGCCGCGCTTGTCGGTCCGACCGCCGGGTTCCTCTACGGTTTCGTCGGCATGGCGTTTCTGGCCGGTCTGGCGGTTGAGAAAGGTCTGGCCAAAGGCGTGGTTTCAACCGCGATTTGCGGCGCTGTGATCTCGCTCTTGCTATATATTCCCGGCCTGGCCTGGCCAGCCGCGGCTCTTGGCAAGACACTGCCCGAGCTTTGGACGGGCTGGATGGCACCGTTCCTGCTCGGCGATGCGATCAAGGCTGTGATTGCCGCAATGGTGGTCTGGGGTGGCTGGCAGGCGATCAAAAGTCGCAAAGCCTGA
- a CDS encoding Hint domain-containing protein, giving the protein MNCFASSEVKIVARSFFAISNDNLVVDSSSNGAIVGNPVINNSDTPNGTVFTYSAGGGTTVTIDDTGGDPDIFEDDNTAGHSVTDGGGIVSNGTLVEAESLIFVRALDINGNLTGPTITITVFSQNGVTGNVWGFSPDIELQDGVQYEKTGGSNIGSSSYNTFVTCFASDTRIVTPDGCKTIDTLHIGDLVWTMRDGFQPVNWIGRTEVTAEGAFAPIVVPKGVFGNTRDLVLSQEHRLLLRAPEAELLFGYTDVLIAAKYLCGFEGIHIRTGGTIRYVHVMFDQHQIVETDGVLSESFFLTRQALTGLERTQTEELLALFPSLEEHIEAFGHTAARTLKRHEASLLLDHMTKRAA; this is encoded by the coding sequence GTGAATTGCTTTGCAAGTTCGGAGGTCAAAATAGTTGCCCGCAGTTTCTTTGCCATAAGCAACGACAATCTGGTTGTCGATAGCAGCTCCAATGGAGCGATTGTTGGCAATCCCGTGATCAACAACTCCGACACCCCAAATGGCACAGTGTTCACTTATTCCGCCGGCGGCGGCACCACTGTCACGATTGATGATACAGGCGGCGATCCGGACATTTTTGAAGATGACAACACAGCCGGGCATTCCGTCACAGACGGCGGTGGAATCGTGTCAAATGGAACACTTGTTGAAGCAGAGTCCCTGATTTTCGTGCGGGCACTGGACATCAATGGCAATTTGACCGGCCCAACCATCACAATCACGGTGTTTTCCCAAAATGGCGTCACCGGGAACGTGTGGGGATTTTCTCCCGACATCGAGCTTCAGGATGGCGTCCAGTATGAAAAAACGGGCGGCTCCAATATCGGCAGTTCGTCCTACAACACGTTCGTCACCTGTTTTGCGTCCGACACGCGCATTGTAACGCCAGATGGCTGCAAGACCATCGATACGCTTCACATCGGTGATCTGGTTTGGACGATGCGGGACGGTTTTCAGCCTGTAAACTGGATTGGCAGAACCGAGGTCACTGCCGAAGGCGCCTTTGCGCCCATCGTCGTACCTAAGGGCGTGTTTGGCAACACGCGTGATCTCGTCTTGTCGCAAGAACACAGATTGCTCCTGCGCGCACCAGAAGCTGAGCTGCTCTTTGGCTACACTGACGTCTTGATCGCCGCAAAGTATCTTTGCGGATTTGAAGGTATACACATCCGGACCGGCGGCACGATCCGCTATGTCCATGTCATGTTCGACCAGCATCAGATTGTTGAAACAGATGGTGTTCTCAGTGAAAGTTTCTTCTTAACGCGCCAGGCTCTGACGGGCTTGGAACGCACCCAAACAGAAGAACTGCTGGCACTGTTCCCGTCCCTGGAAGAACACATCGAAGCGTTTGGACACACGGCCGCACGTACATTGAAACGCCACGAGGCCAGCCTTTTGCTGGATCATATGACAAAACGCGCTGCTTGA
- a CDS encoding CvpA family protein yields MEGFTIIDGIVVLVIVLSALLAYSRGFVRESLAIAGWVVAAILAFVFAPQVEPLVKEIPVLSDLIGENCELSMIGAAALVFAVALIVSSLITPLFSSIVQRSALGGLDQGAGFLFGVARGILLVAIAYFVYETVISGQNIEIVDDSRSARVFSQLTEKIQDGDPEQALGWVTQQYEQLVSACDESQ; encoded by the coding sequence ATGGAAGGCTTTACCATCATTGACGGCATCGTGGTGCTTGTCATCGTGTTGTCTGCGCTTTTGGCCTATTCGCGAGGCTTCGTGCGCGAATCGCTGGCCATCGCAGGTTGGGTTGTCGCAGCCATTCTGGCTTTTGTCTTTGCCCCGCAGGTTGAACCGTTGGTCAAGGAAATCCCCGTCCTGAGCGATCTGATCGGCGAAAATTGCGAATTGTCTATGATCGGCGCCGCAGCGCTTGTTTTTGCCGTGGCTCTGATTGTGTCTTCCCTGATTACTCCACTTTTTTCATCCATTGTGCAGCGCTCTGCCCTGGGTGGATTGGACCAGGGGGCCGGGTTCCTCTTTGGTGTGGCACGCGGCATTCTCCTCGTTGCGATTGCCTATTTCGTCTATGAAACGGTCATCAGCGGCCAGAACATCGAGATTGTCGACGACAGCCGCTCAGCGCGCGTGTTCTCGCAACTTACCGAGAAGATTCAAGATGGCGACCCTGAACAAGCTCTGGGATGGGTTACGCAGCAATATGAGCAGCTTGTCAGCGCCTGCGACGAATCTCAGTAA
- the purF gene encoding amidophosphoribosyltransferase has protein sequence MPPSHPFDDDKLREECGIFGVYGVSDAANFVALGLHALQHRGQEAGGIVAHHPDHGFNSARRFGYVRDNFTRQSLMETLPGPLSIGHVRYSTAGGKTPVIRDVQPFFGEFAMGGAAIAHNGNITNADALRKELVERGSIFQSNSDSECIIHLMARSLQRTIPERMEDALRRVEGAFSIVAMTRSKLIGVRDPLGVRPLVLGQVGDGWVLSSETCALDIIGAKYVREIEPGEMVVINGNGVESHRPFRPQPSRFCIFEHVYFSRPDSIIGGQSVYETRHQIGVELAKESPVEADLVCPVPDSGTPAAIGFSHESGIPYAMGIIRNQYMGRTFIEPTEQIRNMGVRLKLNVNRALIEGKRVILVDDSVVRGTTSRKIKDMILDAGAKEVHFRIASPPTAWPCFYGVDTPNREKLLAATMSEDEMREHLAVDSLKFISLDGLYRAVGEAKGRDKSCPQYCDACFSGDYPVEPSDQIEKGFELKAAE, from the coding sequence ATGCCGCCCTCTCATCCGTTCGATGACGATAAACTGCGCGAAGAATGCGGGATTTTTGGGGTTTACGGCGTCTCCGATGCCGCCAATTTCGTCGCTCTCGGTCTGCACGCCCTGCAACACCGCGGACAAGAGGCGGGCGGCATAGTCGCCCATCACCCCGATCACGGGTTCAATTCCGCCCGGCGATTTGGTTATGTGCGCGACAACTTCACCCGCCAATCCCTTATGGAAACCCTGCCTGGCCCACTGTCGATAGGCCATGTGCGCTACTCCACCGCAGGCGGCAAAACACCCGTGATCCGGGACGTGCAACCGTTCTTTGGCGAGTTTGCCATGGGTGGGGCGGCGATTGCGCATAATGGCAATATCACCAATGCCGATGCGCTGCGCAAAGAGCTGGTCGAGCGCGGCTCGATCTTTCAGTCCAATTCCGACAGCGAATGCATCATTCATCTGATGGCCCGCTCATTGCAACGCACGATCCCTGAACGCATGGAAGACGCCCTGCGTCGGGTTGAGGGCGCGTTTTCCATCGTGGCCATGACCCGCAGCAAGCTGATTGGCGTGCGCGATCCGCTGGGCGTGCGCCCCTTGGTGCTGGGTCAGGTGGGCGATGGCTGGGTGCTTAGCTCGGAAACCTGTGCGCTGGATATCATCGGGGCCAAGTATGTCCGCGAGATTGAACCCGGCGAAATGGTTGTCATTAACGGTAACGGGGTGGAAAGCCACCGCCCATTCCGGCCGCAGCCTTCGCGTTTCTGCATCTTTGAGCATGTCTATTTCTCACGTCCCGACAGTATCATCGGGGGTCAATCCGTCTATGAAACGCGCCACCAGATCGGCGTGGAACTGGCCAAGGAAAGCCCGGTGGAGGCAGATCTCGTCTGTCCTGTGCCGGACTCAGGCACCCCAGCGGCCATTGGCTTTAGCCACGAAAGCGGAATTCCCTACGCGATGGGTATCATCCGAAATCAATACATGGGCAGGACATTCATCGAGCCCACAGAACAGATCCGCAACATGGGCGTGCGGCTTAAACTGAATGTCAACCGTGCACTCATCGAAGGCAAACGCGTGATACTTGTGGATGACAGCGTGGTGCGCGGCACCACCAGCCGCAAGATCAAGGACATGATCCTGGATGCAGGCGCCAAGGAGGTTCACTTCCGCATCGCAAGCCCTCCGACCGCGTGGCCCTGCTTTTACGGTGTGGACACACCCAATCGCGAAAAGCTCTTGGCGGCCACCATGTCCGAGGATGAGATGCGCGAACACCTGGCTGTCGACAGCCTGAAATTCATCTCGCTCGATGGGCTTTACCGCGCCGTCGGAGAGGCCAAAGGCCGCGACAAATCCTGCCCGCAATATTGCGATGCCTGCTTCTCGGGGGACTATCCGGTGGAACCGTCAGATCAGATCGAGAAGGGTTTTGAGCTGAAGGCAGCGGAGTGA
- a CDS encoding DUF2199 domain-containing protein, with translation MIDLANDPRWQRFNDTGYECPCCGESFDGIFDIAFDHPEVWPHGNRAQSGEATLTIGEDKLGSEYCVYNEHRFVRCLVELPIFGSSERFAFGAWGSLHPDNFTAYVQAVQDNTEDRFEGCFSWLSNALPGFSDCDSIGCDFKPIDTRTRPRLWAQDGPLRDAQVKGITFDQLLDIYQESGSDIRPHLMQS, from the coding sequence GTGATCGACCTTGCAAACGACCCGCGCTGGCAACGGTTCAATGACACAGGGTATGAATGCCCGTGCTGTGGTGAGAGCTTTGACGGTATTTTTGACATAGCTTTTGACCACCCTGAGGTTTGGCCGCATGGTAATCGCGCGCAAAGCGGAGAAGCCACCCTAACAATTGGGGAAGACAAACTCGGGAGCGAGTATTGTGTTTACAATGAGCACCGCTTTGTCCGATGTCTGGTTGAACTGCCCATTTTTGGCAGCTCGGAACGATTTGCATTCGGCGCGTGGGGCAGTCTGCATCCTGACAATTTCACTGCCTATGTGCAGGCGGTTCAAGATAACACTGAGGACAGATTTGAAGGCTGTTTTTCCTGGCTGAGTAATGCATTGCCGGGTTTTTCTGACTGCGATTCAATCGGATGCGATTTCAAACCCATCGATACGAGAACACGTCCTAGGCTTTGGGCGCAGGATGGCCCCTTGAGAGATGCGCAAGTCAAGGGTATCACCTTCGATCAGCTTCTCGACATCTACCAAGAATCCGGCAGCGACATACGACCGCATCTGATGCAGAGCTAA